One window of the Desulforhopalus sp. genome contains the following:
- a CDS encoding response regulator translates to MNEIEAIKWHLGRYRAVLAQQTDRLYNALEELQRTSLFIMSLGEAADDKIDEWLHRQGFAVDEDGFFQSRPLLDAFRGGTAPKDAVSLSWGKHLRDDRTARQRTYSYRHIGPHLKHLHDRLGDVGWIYYQDAGNTALQYPYIDQRTAIPFDFDWSTYHTFHSVCPANNPSRQIQWTPPNIDYAGEGLILSVSIPVWQDESFAGLWSIDLPIRYLYRDFAASKTFADQEQFIVNDKGMLVLHDKLQAETDKTKGRVFLHPLTELGGQWATLDLATLKDQEEGVLAVTDALGAEWLFCYCHVPGVEWTLFCGLPKASMEEAAAQRLRQAFQQISFGNFSHRIESSPTSALSTLVDEFNTMSLRLSQAEEHREEMEKQLRQAQKMEAVGRLAGGVAHDYNNMTNVILGYADMALEKINKDDPLFADLQEINGAALRSMELTRQLLAFARCQAIAPKVLDINGAVSSMLRMLQRLIGEDIQLEWRPGVGVWPIQIDPTQIDQILANLCVNARDAIDGIGKVTIETANAEFDDAYCSLHRGFIPGQFSRLTVRDNGSGMNQATIDKIFEPFFSTKAIGHGTGLGLATVYGIVQQNQGFIDVFSGPGQGAAFSIYLPRIIGESVEMVLNSGASVELGNNETILLVEDDAAILQMVERMLGQLRYHVLVAKSPLDAIIISENHPEGIDLLLTDVVMPELNGSDLAKRLRDLFPNLAVLFMSGYTANIIAHRGILDKDIYLLQKPFSKKELSIKLKEVLNNAGRR, encoded by the coding sequence ATGAATGAGATTGAAGCCATCAAATGGCATCTGGGCCGGTACCGCGCGGTCCTGGCACAGCAGACTGACCGTTTGTACAATGCCCTTGAAGAACTGCAACGCACCTCGTTGTTTATCATGAGTCTCGGCGAGGCGGCGGACGACAAAATCGATGAATGGCTGCATCGCCAAGGCTTTGCCGTTGATGAAGACGGTTTCTTCCAGAGCCGCCCGCTCCTCGATGCCTTTCGAGGCGGCACCGCGCCGAAAGACGCCGTCAGCCTTTCCTGGGGCAAGCATCTGCGTGATGACCGGACGGCCCGGCAACGAACCTACAGCTATCGGCATATTGGTCCCCATCTCAAGCATCTCCACGACCGCCTCGGCGATGTTGGCTGGATTTATTACCAGGACGCCGGCAACACCGCCCTGCAGTATCCTTATATCGATCAACGCACTGCCATCCCCTTTGATTTCGATTGGTCGACCTACCATACCTTTCACTCCGTCTGCCCGGCAAACAACCCGAGCCGCCAGATTCAGTGGACCCCGCCCAACATTGATTATGCAGGGGAAGGGCTGATTCTCTCCGTTTCCATCCCGGTCTGGCAGGATGAATCCTTTGCCGGCCTATGGAGCATCGACCTGCCGATTCGCTATCTGTATCGCGATTTCGCCGCCTCCAAGACCTTCGCCGATCAAGAGCAATTCATCGTCAACGACAAGGGCATGCTGGTTCTGCATGACAAACTGCAGGCCGAAACCGATAAGACCAAGGGCCGGGTTTTTCTCCATCCGCTGACCGAACTCGGGGGCCAATGGGCCACTCTCGACCTGGCAACACTCAAAGACCAGGAAGAAGGCGTGCTGGCGGTGACCGACGCCCTTGGCGCTGAATGGCTTTTCTGCTACTGCCACGTGCCCGGTGTCGAGTGGACCCTATTTTGCGGCCTGCCAAAGGCATCAATGGAGGAGGCCGCGGCCCAACGGTTGCGTCAGGCCTTCCAGCAAATCTCTTTCGGCAATTTTTCTCATCGCATTGAATCGTCGCCGACCAGCGCCCTGTCGACCCTCGTCGACGAGTTCAATACCATGAGCCTGCGGCTCAGCCAGGCCGAGGAACACCGTGAAGAGATGGAAAAGCAGCTGCGTCAGGCGCAAAAGATGGAGGCCGTCGGCAGGCTGGCCGGCGGGGTTGCCCACGACTACAACAACATGACCAACGTGATCCTCGGCTATGCCGATATGGCCCTGGAAAAAATAAATAAGGACGATCCTTTATTTGCTGACCTGCAAGAGATCAACGGGGCGGCGCTACGTTCCATGGAGCTCACCCGCCAACTCCTGGCTTTTGCCCGCTGTCAGGCTATTGCCCCGAAGGTCCTCGATATCAACGGCGCAGTCTCCAGTATGCTGCGGATGCTCCAGCGACTCATCGGCGAAGACATCCAGCTCGAATGGCGCCCCGGCGTCGGAGTGTGGCCGATTCAGATCGATCCCACCCAAATCGATCAGATTCTCGCCAACCTCTGCGTCAATGCCAGGGATGCGATCGACGGCATCGGCAAGGTGACCATTGAAACCGCCAACGCCGAATTTGATGATGCCTATTGTAGTCTGCACCGGGGGTTCATCCCCGGCCAATTTTCCCGGCTGACGGTACGCGACAACGGTTCGGGGATGAACCAGGCAACCATAGACAAGATCTTCGAACCCTTTTTCAGTACCAAGGCCATAGGCCACGGTACTGGTCTTGGCTTGGCGACGGTGTACGGCATCGTCCAGCAGAATCAAGGTTTTATCGACGTTTTCAGTGGACCGGGACAAGGCGCCGCCTTTTCGATTTACCTGCCGCGAATTATCGGCGAATCGGTTGAGATGGTCTTAAACAGCGGAGCCAGCGTCGAATTGGGTAATAATGAGACTATATTGCTGGTGGAAGACGATGCCGCCATCCTGCAGATGGTCGAGAGAATGCTCGGGCAACTGCGCTATCACGTCCTGGTGGCCAAATCCCCGCTTGATGCGATTATCATCAGCGAAAACCACCCGGAAGGCATCGATCTGCTGCTGACCGACGTAGTCATGCCGGAACTGAACGGCAGCGATCTAGCCAAGCGGCTGCGCGATTTGTTTCCGAATCTGGCGGTGTTATTCATGTCCGGGTATACTGCTAACATCATCGCGCACCGGGGCATACTCGACAAAGATATCTACTTGCTCCAGAAACCCTTCTCAAAAAAAGAACTGTCGATAAAGCTGAAGGAGGTGCTGAACAATGCCGGAAGGCGGTAA
- a CDS encoding DsrE family protein: MRKYALFVFNGDPMCFIHVLLNALDMKTRGHEAKIIIEGAAVKLLPELINPDNPLHALWKKSLKGGVVEGVCKACSNKLGTLESAKEQGLNLLDDMSGHPGMASYREEGYELITF, from the coding sequence ATGAGAAAATATGCCTTATTTGTCTTCAATGGCGATCCTATGTGTTTCATCCACGTCCTTTTGAACGCCCTGGACATGAAAACTCGGGGCCATGAGGCGAAGATCATCATTGAAGGGGCCGCGGTGAAACTGCTTCCTGAACTCATCAATCCCGACAACCCTCTGCATGCATTGTGGAAAAAGAGTCTCAAAGGGGGGGTGGTTGAAGGGGTATGCAAGGCGTGCTCCAATAAACTTGGTACCCTGGAGTCCGCCAAAGAGCAAGGACTGAACCTTCTTGACGATATGTCCGGGCATCCCGGCATGGCATCGTACCGGGAAGAAGGATATGAGCTCATAACCTTCTAG
- a CDS encoding glycerol dehydrogenase encodes MLLKTVFPGKYIQGENALNQLPQWVNVFGKNGLIIASRTAREKILPGHSDALAANSISVEPFQGECCENELDRLACIISDRQVGVVVGMGGGKAIDTAKIAADRANIPVIIVPTIASTDAPCSGCAVVYTDGGVYAATSYQKMNPQVVLVDTTIIANAPARFLVAGMGDALATWFEARSCDRTQSKNECGGYSTMTGLHLAKLCYDTLLAYGSAAKIAVQEHVVTPAVNHIIEANILLSGLGFESCGLATAHSVHNGLTALDETHAFFHGEKVAFGVLTGLQLTDASPQEITEVYSFCEEVGLPTTLADIGLPEIGRDKLMLAADKACAPVESIHHEAGTITPEKVLSAMVVADAMGKSRQCAKK; translated from the coding sequence ATGCTTTTAAAAACGGTTTTCCCGGGAAAGTACATCCAGGGCGAGAACGCTCTCAATCAATTACCGCAGTGGGTGAACGTGTTTGGCAAAAACGGCTTGATCATTGCCTCACGAACCGCCAGAGAAAAAATCCTTCCCGGGCACAGCGATGCCTTGGCCGCAAACTCGATCAGCGTCGAGCCTTTCCAGGGAGAGTGCTGCGAAAACGAATTAGACCGTTTAGCCTGCATTATCAGTGACAGACAGGTCGGAGTTGTTGTTGGCATGGGCGGCGGCAAGGCGATTGACACAGCGAAAATTGCCGCCGACCGGGCCAATATTCCGGTCATCATCGTCCCCACTATCGCCTCGACCGATGCGCCCTGCAGCGGCTGTGCCGTGGTCTATACCGATGGCGGTGTCTATGCCGCCACCAGCTATCAGAAAATGAACCCGCAGGTCGTCCTGGTTGACACAACGATCATCGCCAATGCCCCGGCCCGCTTCCTGGTGGCCGGGATGGGCGACGCCCTGGCAACGTGGTTTGAGGCCAGATCCTGCGACCGCACCCAATCGAAAAATGAATGCGGTGGCTACAGCACCATGACCGGCTTGCATTTGGCAAAACTCTGTTATGACACCCTGTTGGCCTATGGCAGTGCCGCAAAAATTGCCGTCCAGGAGCATGTTGTCACTCCTGCCGTCAATCACATTATCGAGGCAAATATCCTGTTGAGCGGCCTGGGCTTTGAAAGCTGCGGCCTTGCGACCGCCCATTCCGTCCACAATGGCCTGACCGCCCTCGATGAAACCCATGCCTTCTTCCATGGCGAGAAGGTGGCCTTCGGCGTTCTGACCGGTCTGCAACTCACTGACGCCTCGCCGCAAGAAATAACGGAGGTGTATTCTTTCTGTGAAGAGGTTGGCCTGCCGACCACCCTTGCCGATATCGGCCTGCCAGAGATTGGCCGCGACAAGCTGATGCTGGCAGCAGACAAGGCCTGCGCCCCTGTGGAATCGATCCATCACGAAGCAGGTACGATCACCCCGGAAAAGGTCTTGAGTGCCATGGTCGTCGCGGATGCCATGGGAAAATCGCGCCAATGCGCTAAAAAGTAG
- a CDS encoding iron ABC transporter permease — MTGRHNQLTLLLIVIVGFLTVCPVVMLVFGSLSKGLTASGEFTLAKYIAAYSDPGLLEVLWNTVIFVVGASLGATILALFLAYLNIRTNIPCKFIFGIISIIPMMIPHILFSVSWVLLLNPSNGILNLILREAFALDRSPFNIYSLPGMILVEALLDLPIAYLIIAPAMAAFDASLEESSRVCGASTGKTIFRITLPVLRPAILAAFVLCVIRGLASFAVPSVIGMPGRIYVLATHLYQMVSTGFAADYGKAAAVGMSVMVASIILIYLYRHLTSAGDKFVTVAGRGYKPTIITLKSSKIPLFVILGLLSFILIILPVIVLVYTSLVPYSMVPSARAFSLMGWKHWIDVLNDPISLLSLKNSLFLGVGGATIGIVLSIFVAYVIVKVRTRSAGVLESLSFLSFSFPGIVIGVGFMWFFVRTPLYATIWALLIGYIATYLPYGIRPLSSAFAQIHNHLEESSLVSGASYLTTLRRIIIPLLVPGIVSGWVLMATMFVRELSLSVVLSRPGTEVLAVQILRFSEDGLWGRLSALGIMMIGISTALVITVNVIGNWFRPVDTRSS; from the coding sequence ATGACCGGCAGACACAACCAATTAACCCTGCTCCTCATCGTCATTGTCGGCTTTCTCACCGTCTGCCCGGTGGTGATGCTGGTCTTCGGCAGCCTTTCCAAGGGCCTCACCGCCTCCGGGGAATTTACCCTGGCCAAATACATTGCCGCCTATTCCGACCCAGGTCTTCTTGAAGTCCTCTGGAACACGGTGATTTTCGTGGTCGGGGCATCGCTTGGCGCCACGATCCTTGCCTTATTTCTCGCCTATCTGAACATCCGTACCAATATTCCCTGCAAATTTATCTTCGGCATCATCTCGATCATTCCGATGATGATCCCCCACATCCTTTTCTCCGTCAGCTGGGTTCTCCTGCTCAACCCATCAAACGGCATACTCAATCTCATCCTCAGGGAAGCCTTTGCCCTTGACCGGTCGCCCTTCAATATTTACTCCCTGCCCGGGATGATTCTCGTCGAAGCCTTGCTCGACCTGCCCATCGCCTATCTCATCATCGCCCCGGCCATGGCGGCCTTTGATGCCTCGCTGGAGGAAAGCTCCCGGGTCTGTGGCGCCTCAACCGGCAAGACCATCTTCCGCATTACCCTGCCGGTCCTGCGTCCGGCCATTCTCGCGGCCTTCGTCCTTTGCGTCATCCGCGGTCTCGCCTCGTTTGCCGTGCCCTCGGTAATCGGCATGCCCGGCCGGATCTACGTGCTCGCCACCCATCTCTATCAGATGGTCTCAACCGGCTTTGCCGCCGATTACGGCAAGGCGGCGGCCGTCGGCATGAGCGTCATGGTGGCCTCGATCATACTCATCTATCTCTACCGGCACCTGACCTCGGCGGGCGACAAGTTTGTAACGGTGGCCGGACGTGGCTATAAACCAACGATTATTACCTTAAAGAGTTCAAAGATACCGCTCTTTGTCATTCTTGGGCTGTTGTCGTTTATCCTCATCATACTGCCGGTAATCGTCCTCGTTTACACCTCCCTCGTACCCTACTCGATGGTACCCAGCGCCCGGGCCTTTTCCCTCATGGGCTGGAAACATTGGATCGATGTACTGAATGACCCGATTTCCCTTCTCTCCCTGAAAAACAGCCTGTTTCTCGGGGTGGGCGGGGCGACTATCGGCATCGTCCTGTCGATTTTCGTCGCCTACGTCATCGTCAAGGTGCGGACACGGAGTGCCGGTGTTTTGGAATCGCTTAGTTTTCTGTCCTTTTCCTTCCCGGGCATCGTCATCGGTGTCGGTTTTATGTGGTTTTTCGTGCGAACCCCGCTCTATGCAACGATCTGGGCCCTGCTGATCGGCTACATCGCCACCTATCTGCCTTACGGGATCCGACCGCTTTCCAGCGCCTTTGCCCAGATCCACAACCATCTGGAGGAATCATCGCTGGTGTCCGGCGCCTCCTATCTGACGACGCTGCGGCGGATCATCATCCCCCTGCTGGTGCCGGGAATCGTCTCCGGCTGGGTGTTGATGGCCACCATGTTTGTCCGGGAACTTTCGCTATCGGTGGTGCTGTCGCGTCCGGGAACCGAGGTCCTGGCGGTACAGATCTTACGGTTCTCCGAGGATGGCCTGTGGGGAAGGCTTTCGGCCCTGGGTATCATGATGATCGGCATTTCCACCGCGCTGGTCATCACAGTCAATGTCATCGGCAATTGGTTCCGTCCGGTTGACACACGATCATCATAA